A window of the Desulfopila inferna genome harbors these coding sequences:
- a CDS encoding NADH-quinone oxidoreductase subunit N, whose product MMLFLPELTLLGAGLVIFFVSIRNAGSNTVKNIAITLGALIFGATLQGATQEGDLFYNSYRVDLFSQTFKILMGGALLVVLLFGSRLDSLKKEIHPEYYLCLFMSVLGLMMLVSSVELLAIFVALELSSFAVYIMVPMRDDSGRYRFQMEAGAKYLLFGVMATGFMLYGMSYYYGLTGSTRLDVLVLEIPTLLNQPVAVIATVLILCGFFYKLAIFPFHFWVPDVYEGAANETTSFIATVPKLAAVALLLRILTMIEGGGETMVNLLIVCSILSMFYGNLSALVQKDIKRMLGFSGIAHAGFVLLGLLVFHITGYAHALYYIAGYVVMNLACFLVICSVAAKGENVMIEDLTGLYKRSPFLAVTLLIGLFALAGIPPFVGFMGKFFILIDALRQDYLLLVVLAAINTAIAIYYYLSVVRVAFCSAENEQDPISTPAHMKMLSVFLMVVILGMGIFPSQFIHYAENTIQSIM is encoded by the coding sequence ATGATGCTATTTTTGCCAGAATTAACATTGTTAGGTGCCGGTCTTGTCATTTTCTTTGTCAGTATAAGAAATGCTGGTAGCAACACGGTTAAAAACATCGCTATAACACTTGGTGCGCTGATTTTTGGGGCAACGCTGCAGGGTGCCACCCAGGAAGGCGATCTATTCTATAATTCCTATCGTGTCGACCTCTTCTCACAGACTTTTAAGATACTGATGGGAGGGGCTCTGCTGGTAGTACTCCTCTTCGGCAGCAGGCTGGACAGCTTGAAAAAAGAAATCCATCCTGAATACTATCTCTGTCTTTTCATGAGCGTTCTCGGCTTGATGATGCTGGTTTCAAGTGTGGAGCTGCTGGCTATATTCGTCGCTCTGGAACTTTCCTCTTTTGCTGTATATATTATGGTTCCTATGCGCGATGACAGCGGCAGATACCGCTTCCAGATGGAAGCAGGCGCTAAATATCTTCTATTCGGTGTCATGGCGACCGGTTTCATGCTCTACGGCATGAGCTATTACTATGGTCTCACCGGATCGACCCGACTGGATGTGCTCGTCCTCGAAATCCCGACTCTCTTGAATCAGCCTGTAGCCGTAATAGCCACTGTGCTTATTCTCTGCGGTTTCTTTTACAAACTTGCCATCTTTCCCTTTCATTTCTGGGTTCCGGACGTATATGAAGGAGCGGCCAACGAAACCACCTCCTTTATTGCCACGGTGCCGAAGCTTGCCGCCGTGGCTCTGTTGCTGCGGATTCTTACTATGATCGAAGGCGGCGGAGAAACCATGGTTAATCTGCTCATTGTCTGTTCGATTCTCTCAATGTTTTACGGTAATCTTTCCGCACTCGTTCAAAAAGACATAAAAAGGATGCTCGGCTTCTCAGGTATTGCGCATGCCGGTTTTGTCCTCCTTGGTCTTCTAGTCTTCCACATCACCGGATATGCACACGCCTTGTACTACATTGCCGGTTATGTGGTGATGAATCTTGCCTGCTTCCTGGTGATCTGCAGCGTTGCCGCAAAAGGAGAGAATGTCATGATCGAGGACCTCACAGGCCTCTACAAGCGTTCCCCGTTTTTGGCCGTCACCCTTCTCATTGGCTTGTTTGCCCTCGCCGGAATTCCTCCTTTTGTAGGTTTTATGGGAAAATTTTTCATCCTGATCGACGCCTTGAGACAGGATTATCTCCTCCTGGTCGTTCTGGCTGCCATCAATACTGCCATCGCCATCTACTATTATCTTTCTGTGGTGCGTGTGGCTTTCTGCTCTGCTGAAAATGAACAGGATCCCATTTCGACCCCTGCCCATATGAAAATGCTCTCGGTCTTTTTAATGGTGGTCATTCTGGGCATGGGTATATTCCCATCACAGTTTATTCACTACGCCGAAAATACCATCCAGTCAATCATGTAA